From the genome of Pirellulaceae bacterium:
GCCCAAGACCGGAACGCCCAACTGAAAAATTTGTGGATCGCAGCGCGGTGCGCCCGTGTCGTACACGCTGGACGGACCTCCCGACAAAATAATGCCGCTGGGCTTTTTTGCGGCAATGGCCTGCGCCGACAGATCATGGCGAATGATTTCGCAGTACACGTTTTGCTCGCGCACGCGACGCGCGATCAACTGCGCGTACTGTGAACCAAAATCCAATACCACTACTTTTTCTGTAGGCAGCGATGAACTCGGATTGACGGCTGCTGGCCTGGACAACGTTGAACTACCGGACACCCCTGGATTCCTTCTGAGAGCCAAGAAACCTCGTAGTATATCGGGAATTGTTCAAGCGACCAATGCCCAGCGCCTTTACCCAGAGCGTTTCTAAGGTTGATGTAATCTGCTTGATTTCAATTTGTGTCCAGCGTGCAAGATGTTTCGCAGATACTCTGCTGGTGCGAATTGATCGACGAGTTTACCAATAGTTTTCCACAACTGCAGCTTGGTCCGATGAGCTGCACCCCAAAATCTGATCCAGGTGATATGAAAGGTTGGGTTAGGAAATAGGTAAGGGAATGGAATGTTCGCTGTGCTGATGGAGTGGAGCGAGCGCAGCGAACGGAACGGAATCAGCACAGCGAGGGGCGAACTCGTTGGGGGTCAGGTAGCCCAGCGAGCTGTGGGGCCTGACTCTGTTGTAGTCGTCTTGCCACTGTCGGGATTTGAGTCTTGCGTCCGCCACTGAAACCAGCTCCCTCGGTTGCAAATACTCGTCTCGGAGCTTGCCGTTGAAGCTCTCGCACACTCCGTTTTGCCACGGCGATCCTGGCTCGATATACAGCGTCTGGATCGATAGTCTGCTTAGCCACTGCTGGATTGCTTTGGCTATGAATTCAAGCCCATTGTCGCTTCTCAACATTTTGGGCACTCCATACATCGAGAACAGCTCGGCCAGCGTGATCCCTTTTAGTGCCGTGGACACAAGTCACCTCGCTCATGTTTCATTGAATGCGCTGCTCGTACATGATCCTCGATCCATAGCCAACCAGCCAGTTGCGACTACCAATTACAACGCCAGGCTAGCTGGTAAGGCACTGAAGGCCAGCGCTGCCGAGCTTCTTCCAATATCGAGCTGGCAAACTCAGCCAATCCACTGCGAGCCGTGGGCTAGATTCGGCGCTAACCTGCTGGCCGATAAGACTTTTAACATTGTTTGATTGACTAGATCGACGATCAACGCATCGCGGGGTGCGCTGCGCAACCCTTTACCGAAGCGATCCAACCATCGACCGGCCACCACCATCGGCCAACCCACCGCCAGCGCCATCAATGACTTACCCAAAACCGGTACCCCGTAACGCCAGCGGATTCAAAC
Proteins encoded in this window:
- a CDS encoding transposase family protein, coding for MSTALKGITLAELFSMYGVPKMLRSDNGLEFIAKAIQQWLSRLSIQTLYIEPGSPWQNGVCESFNGKLRDEYLQPRELVSVADARLKSRQWQDDYNRVRPHSSLGYLTPNEFAPRCADSVPFAALAPLHQHSEHSIPLPIS